One genomic region from Capra hircus breed San Clemente chromosome 6, ASM170441v1, whole genome shotgun sequence encodes:
- the EPGN gene encoding epigen translates to MDLGVPVSVYLLINAMTALTGEAARTISPPVTTQQSNWTVNKTEADYTEVPIALKFSHPCLEDHHSYCINGVCAFHHELEKAICRCFTGYTGERCEHLTLTSYAVDSYEKYIAIGIGVGLLLSGFLVIFYCYIRKRYLKLKSPYICSGGRPL, encoded by the exons ATGGATTTGGGGGTTCCAGTCTCAGTCTATCTCTTGATCAATG CAATGACAGCACTGACTGGAGAGGCAGCCAGGACTATAAGCCCCCCAGTCACAACCCAGCAGAGTAACTGGACAGTTAACAAAACAGAAG CTGACTACACAGAAGTACCCATAGCCTTGAAGTTCTCACATCCTTGCCTGGAAGACCACCATAGTTACTGCATCAATGGTGTCTGTGCATTCCACCATGAGTTGGAGAAAGCCATCTGCAG gtgttttACTGGCTATACTGGAGAAAGGTGTGAGCATTTGACCTTAACTTCATATGCTGTGGATTCTTACGAAAAATACATCGCAATTGGGATTGGCGTTGGATTACTATTAAGtggttttcttgttattttttactGCTACATAAGAAAGag GTATCTAAAATTGAAATCACCTTACATCTGTTCCGGAGGAAGACCACTGTGA